From a single Drosophila sulfurigaster albostrigata strain 15112-1811.04 chromosome 3, ASM2355843v2, whole genome shotgun sequence genomic region:
- the LOC133842050 gene encoding CCR4-NOT transcription complex subunit 1 isoform X1 has translation MNVENQLKTPLTQIRNLVKHVNKRNFNESSEQIKQFIQDYGLEADRSCLRYLFTVLNLNDSAPNVAAQLQAKLLGAHLQRQLQSSSFVTNICIAFDHHFAKQKSLKPLALAELIGQVAKLTGINKLCECIFALAVTHSTHPELRQCARDSLRHLLPELLDSYLGHNAAAASGLHEISFDLLQYLLCCLNEYVSPQLESQFLDKLREEFPREAVPLVLAPLLYRSATTSHTTSTTTSTTASSSSKPNETDAEEETPNTNTANTGSSWSSSNADNLNEVGIEDIYDHLSEIIFSKQGKNNIMDTSWINLILEIGYEFTSSVEECKNHLCCGGASRELQPKDVAKIVGLMCRRHSSLLDCNVNLPTPANFWPGQGQQQGGGGSGSGSGSQSTQQNSNNNNNDGGSESGSSASDKKDKKETTDATQTWKPDVFVQALKELVPQLNWKDVCMEFDHPEFILKDRIGLDLLLTILRLATQSNLFPQPECIYRHWANTEGQLSLITTMLKNPDLFSFADYVFSQPTLDVLKTPPDADNKEIAAWKSLHLVEVLLSIADKGYFSQVHELFKFPAQNCPDVLFLALLHINPPITPLRQDLFNQLIPTFLGNHPNSNVILGSAWSSTNFQLRNSIMNAMSEWYLRGSEYDQVKLSRILDLAQDLKALSSLLNARSFLFIIDLACLASRREYLKLEKWLSDKIREHGEPFIQAMIKVLQRRCPQVTNAKLPEDQLPPKQAQLLPETVTTMISCLQAFINTCMQSEMVEIIMQMVANVAIMANKARAAQQQQQQQQQQQQQQQAGGPQGLVPPPPNIMRGHRGMDLPGGGIVPGAVPPPPQPQQPFSANLNAQQMFGPGGMDPLTNMSNNLAGLNLGGPNGAFNFGGMLNNLVSTPASPSRLMNPGANPYPPIPIQIPAPPPPNVGNLGRMLPTGPQPTPTTPNPSSGMADLQMPVSKEVEDEANSYFQRIYNHQPNPTLSIDEVLDILQRFKESSNRREQEVFLCMLRNLFEEYRFFAHYPEKELQITAQLFGGIIDRNLVPTFVALGLSLRCVLDALRKPEGSKLYYFGVTALDRFKTRLHTYNKYCEHIRSIPHFTDFPQHLIQYVEYGMHGQEPPQQKLIGLSNTIPSALGQGAADPLYRANSMPGNMPAASNVLKPPVVVSHATRMKSIANATNIDTLLVANQEEKVTVPPEPVQDKTAFIFNNLSQLNIPQKCEEIKEIMTKEYWPWLAQYLVLKRASMEFNFHTLYYNFLDALKNSEINRFVTKETLRNIKVLLRSDKGVINFSDRSLLKNLGHWLGMMTLGRNRPILQIDLDLKSLLAEAYHKGQQELLFVVPFVAKILESSAKSRIFKSPNPWTMGIMYVLGELHQEPDLKLNLKFEIEVLCKTLNLELDKLKPVIYLKDPTRALLIEQQMSQPKPKAVEAPPQQQQQQQQQPPPPQQQQQQPPPPPPSAEVDPQAMMMNNSNAPGSVSSPNLPTDPSQVVLPPPEPRYSYVEVNVTNFQLIAQQLVLPANIPFLHANPGIKHIVVNAIERTITDWLQPVVDRSIRIACATTEQIIRKDFALDADENRMRTAAHQMVRNLAAGMAMITGKDEIARAISQNLHKAFISALTGVSSMSDIQAASVQLANENVELVCAFIQKTSAEKSALEIDRRLSTDFETRKIAREEGSRFVDAQILSYQQERLPEPVRLKVGPAPPTLYAVYSEFARSIPGFQQMSDRDIALFVPKPQDLQPPNVFANDESSMVYAEVASKMEAFMNAAINVPTLQLQASKIAMLLNALMNTRRLRDQESAFNLLTRAVEGLTEGLINVQDHMEQMKLYRDIHLRILSLLHNSFGAPNTERAVTKCFFDIREDVRYNVEAARALITSHFVNLNQFDGMLRDCMDNGNNYVALSFGIALIERLIMEDRAINIVSDNEFMATVELLGRLTQHRHRYPECIVNAIETLWSGNLNTSDYGPFNPGERYLAGTSHYIHSGMHHVRSCDTDDPPGLQEKTEFLLKDWVALYTQQNQQTTRDARHFGAFVQKMNTYGILKTDDLITRFFRQATHICTDVVYRMFAEPSLPINQAKNKIFQWIDAFVHLIAMLVRHSGEAGNPTTKINLLNKVLGIVLGTLLKDHEMRGVGFQQVGYHRFFMMLFMELCSADVNLESLMHSIVSAFAYTYHLLNPSVAPGFCFAWLELISHRVFLGRILVQIPGQKGWPLYAQLLQDLFKYLAPFLRNTELGKPVQLLYKGTLRVLLVLLHDFPEFLCDYHFGFCDTIPPNCVQMRNIILSAFPRNMRLPDPFTPNLKVDMLSDSSNAPKVCSSYIMNIQPPNFKKDLDSYLKARAPVTFLSELRGHLQVTSEPGTRYNMTLMNALVMYVGTQAIALIRNKNFVPNTSNIAHSAHMDIFQNLAVDLDTEGRYLFLNAIANQLRYPNSHTHYFSCAVLHLFAEANSEAIQEQITRVLLERLIVNRPHPWGLLITFIELIKNPIYKFWDHDFVHCAPEITKLFESVARSCLAKSNVTQQLNMAVDGENQEVVNIN, from the exons ATGAACGTAGAGAACCAATTGAAGACACCGCTAACGCAGATTCGTAATTTGGTCAAACACGTGAACAAACGAAATTTTAATGAGAGCAGCGAACAAATAAAGCAG TTCATCCAAGATTACGGCCTCGAAGCGGATCGCAGCTGTCTCCGCTATCTGTTCACGGTACTCAACTTGAACGATTCGGCTCCAAACGTCGCTGCCCAGCTGCAGGCGAAGCTGCTTGGAGCCCACTTGCAGCGTCAACTGCAAAGTTCATCGTTTGTGACCAACATTTGCATAGCCTTCGATCATCACTTTGCCAAACAAAAG AGTCTGAAGCCGCTTGCTCTTGCCGAGCTCATTGGACAGGTTGCCAAGCTCACTGGGATCAACAAACTCTGCGAGTGTATCTTTGCGCTAGCGGTCACCCATAGCACACATCCGGAACTTCGTCAGTGTGCTCGGGACAGTCTACGGCATCTACTGCCAGAGTTGCTCGATTCGTATTTGGGTCACAACGCGGCTGCAGCGAGTGGATTGCACGAGATCTCGTTTGACCTGCTGCAGTATTTGCTGTGCTGTTTGAACGAATACGTTTCGCCGCAGTTGGAATCGCAGTTTCTGGACAAACTGCGCGAGGAGTTTCCACGTGAGGCGGTGCCATTGGTTTTAGCGCCGCTTTTGTATCGCAGTGCAACAACGTCGCACACAACCAGTACAACAACGTCGACGACGGCCTCGTCGAGTTCCAAGCCCAACGAAACTGATGCTGAGGAGGAGACGCCGAACACGAATACGGCGAACACCGGCAGCAGTTGGAGCAGCTCCAATGCAGATAATCTGAATGAAGTTGGCATTGAGGATATCTATGACCACTTATCCGagataatattttcaaaacag ggcaaaaataatattatggaCACATCTTGGATTAATTTAATCCTTGAAATCGGTTATGAATTTACATCGAGCGTTGAAGAGTGCAAAAATCATTTGTGTTGCGGCGGTGCCTCTCGCGAATTGCAGCCCAAAGATGTTGCCAAAATTGTGGGTCTCATGTGCCGACGTCACTCGTCGTTGCTCGACTGCAATGTAAATCTACCGACACCAGCCAACTTTTGGCCTGGACAGGGACAACAGCAAGGTGGAGGAGGCAGCGGCTCTGGCTCTGGTTCCCAGTCCACCCAACAGAActccaacaataacaacaatgatgGCGGAAGCGAATCTGGCAGCTCGGCCAGTGATAAAAAGGACAAGAAGGAGACGACAGATGCAACACAAACATGGAAGCCGGATGTCTTTGTGCAGGCGCTCAAGGAGCTGGTGCCACAACTCAACTGGAAGGATGTGTGCATGG AGTTCGATCATCCCGAATTTATCTTAAAGGATCGCATTGGTCTAGACCTGCTGTTAACCATCTTGAGGCTGGCCACACAATCGAATCTGTTTCCTCAACCGGAATGCATTTATCGCCACTGGGCGAACACAGAGGGTCAGCTGTCGCTGATTACGACAATGCTGAAGAATCCCGATCTGTTCTCCTTTGCCGACTACGTCTTCAGTCAGCCTACGTTGGATGTGCTAAAGACGCCACCCGATGCGGATAACAAGGAGATTGCCGCATGGAAATCACTGCATTTGGTTGAAGTGCTGCTCTCCATAGCGGACAAGGGATACTTTAGTCAAGTGCACGAACTGTTCAAATTTCCAGCGCAAAATTGTCCCGATGTGCTATTCCTGGCATTGTTGCACATAAATCCGCCAATCACGCCATTGCGACAGGATCTATTCAATCAGTTGATACCAACGTTCCTGGGCAATCATCCTAATTCGAATGTGATCTTGGGCAGTGCATGGAGCTCGACAAACTTTCAGCTGCGCAACAGCATCATGAACGCCATGTCAGAGTGGTATTTGCGTGGCAGTGAATACGATCAGGTGAAACTGTCGCGCATCTTGGATCTGGCCCAGGATTTAAAGGCGCTGTCGTCACTTCTCAATGCACGCTCATTTCTGTTCATCATTGATTTGGCCTGTTTGGCCTCTCGTCGCGAATACTTGAAACTGGAGAAGTGGTTGAGCGACAAGATACGTGAGCATGGCGAACCCTTCATCCAGGCCATGATCAAGGTGTTGCAACGTCGCTGTCCCCAGGTGACCAATGCCAAGCTACCCGAAGATCAGCTTCCCCCCAAACAAGCTCAATTGTTGCCCGAAACCGTGACCACAATGATCAGCTGTCTGCAAGCGTTTATCAACACTTGCATGCAATCCGAAATGGTTGAAATAATCATGCAGATGGTGGCAAATGTTGCTATCATGGCGAACAAAGCTCGTGctgcacaacagcaacaacaacaacagcagcagcagcaacaacagcaacaggctgGTGGACCACAAGGATTAGTGCCACCTCCGCCAAACATTATGCGGGGACATCGTGGCATGGATTTGCCGGGTGGAGGCATTGTGCCTGGTGCTGTGCCACCACcgccgcagccacagcagccgTTCTCTGCCAACCTGAATGCACAGCAAATGTTTGGACCTGGAGGCATGGATCCGTTGACTAACATGTCCAACAATCTGGCTGGCCTCAATCTTGGAGGTCCAAATGGAGCATTCAACTTTGGCGGCATGCTGA ACAACTTGGTTTCTACTCCAGCATCTCCGTCACGACTCATGAATCCCGGCGCCAACCCCTATCCGCCCATTCCCATACAGATCCCAGCACCACCGCCACCAAATGTGGGTAATCTGGGACGTATGTTGCCAACGGGGCCACAGCCAACACCAACGACGCCAAATCCCAGCTCAGGCATGGCTGATCTGCAGATGCCCGTATCCAAGGAGGTGGAGGATGAGGCGAACTCATATTTTCAACGCATCTACAACCATCAGCCAAATCCCACGCTCTCCATCGACGAGGTGCTGGACATTCTCCAGCGCTTCAAGGAGTCGAGCAATCGTCGCGAACAGGAGGTCTTCCTTTGCATGCTGCGCAATCTCTTTGAGGAGTATCGCTTCTTTGCCCACTATCCCGAGAAGGAGTTGCAAATAACAGCGCAGCTTTTTGGCGGCATCATCGATCGGAATTTGGTGCCCACATTCGTGGCATTGGGGCTCTCGTTGCGCTGTGTGCTCGACGCTCTGCGCAAACCCGAAGGTTCCAAGCTCTATTACTTTGGTGTGACGGCACTCGATCGCTTCAAGACACGACTGCACACCTACAACAAGTACTGCGAGCACATACGCTCCATACCGCACTTTACTGACTTCCCGCAGCATCTGATTCAGTATGTGGAGTACGGCATGCATGGCCAGGAGCCGCCGCAGCAGAAACTGATTGGCCTCAGCAATACCATACCATCAGCCCTTGGCCAGGGAGCAGCTGATCCTTTGTATCGTGCTAATTCAATGCCCG GCAACATGCCAGCTGCTTCGAATGTGCTAAAGCCACCAGTTGTGGTCTCTCATGCAACACGCATGAAGTCCATTGCGAATGCCACCAATATTGATACGCTGCTGGTTGCAAACCAGGAGGAGAAGGTGACGGTGCCACCAGAGCCGGTGCAGGACAAAACTGCGTTCATATTCAACAACCTCAGCCAGCtgaatataccgcaaaagtGCGAGGAGATCAAGGAGATCATGACCAAAGAGTATTGGCCCTGGTTGGCGCAGTATTTGGTGCTGAAGCGAGCCTCCATGGAGTTCAACTTCCACACGCTCTACTACAATTTCCTTGATGCACTAAAGAATAGCGAAATCAACAGATTTGTGACGAAGGAAACACTGCGTAACATCAAAGTGTTGTTGCGTTCCGACAAGGGTGTCATCAATTTCTCGGATCGCAGTCTGCTCAAGAATCTTGGCCATTGGCTGGGCATGATGACCCTTGGACGCAATCGTCCGATACTGCAGATAGATTTGGATCTCAAGTCCCTGCTCGCCGAGGCTTATCACAAGGGACAGCAGGAGCTGTTGTTTGTGGTGCCATTTGTGGCCAAGATACTTGAGTCGTCGGCCAAGTCACGCATTTTTAAATCGCCCAATCCCTGGACCATGGGTATTATGTATGTGCTGGGGGAACTGCATCAGGAGCCGGATCTCAAACTGAACCTTAAGTTCGAAATCGAAGTGCTGTGCAAAACGCTCAATCTGGAGCTGGACAAATTGAAGCCAGTCATCTATCTGAAAGATCCAACGCGTGCGCTGCTCATCGAACAACAGATGTCGCAACCCAAGCCAAAGGCTGTCGAGGCTccgccacaacaacaacaacagcagcagcaacaaccgccgccgccacaacagcaacagcagcaaccaccaccgccgccaccaTCAGCTGAGGTGGATCCACAGGCTATGATGATGAACAACTCGAACGCACCAGGATCTGTGTCGTCGCCCAATCTGCCCACGGATCCCAGCCAAGTGGTGTTGCCACCACCAGAGCCACGCTACTCGTACGTCGAGGTGAACGTGACCAATTTCCAGCTGATTGCCCAGCAATTGGTGTTGCCAGCGAACATTCCGTTCCTTCACGCCAATCCCGGCATCAAGCACATCGTGGTTAATGCCATCGAACGCACAATTACCGATTGGTTGCAACCTGTCGTTGATCGCAGCATACGCATTGCCTGCGCTACCACAGAACAGATTATACGTAAAGATTTCGCTCTGGATGCGGACGAGAATCGCATGCGCACCGCTGCCCATCAAATGGTACGCAATCTGGCCGCTGGCATGGCCATGATCACGGGCAAAGACGAAATCGCACGCGCCATCAGTCAGAATTTGCACAAGGCGTTCATTAGTGCACTCACTGGTGTGTCCAGCATGTCCGATATTCAGGCTGCATCCGTGCAGTTGGCCAACGAGAATGTGGAGCTGGTGTGCGCCTTCATACAGAAGACATCGGCAGAGAAATCGGCCCTCGAGATCGATCGACGACTGTCGACCGACTTTGAGACGAGGAAAATTGCACGCGAAGAGGGCAGTCGCTTTGTCGACGCTCAGATCTTGAGCTACCAGCAGGAGCGTCTGCCGGAGCCAGTGCGTCTCAAGGTGGGCCCAGCACCGCCCACTCTGTATGCTGTTTACTCAGAGTTTGCACGCAGCATTCCCGGATTCCAGCAGATGAGCGATCGTGACATTGCACTGTTTGTGCCGAAGCCACAGGATCTGCAGCCACCAAATGTGTTTGCCAACGATGAGAGCAGCATGGTCTATGCCGAGGTCGCTTCCAAAATGGAGGCGTTCATGAATGCTGCTATAAATGTGCCCACACTGCAGCTGCAGGCCAGCAAGATTGCCATGCTTTTGAATGCACTGATGAACACACGTCGCTTGCGCGATCAGGAGTCTGCTTTTAATCTCTTGACCCGTGCCGTTGAGGGCTTGACTGAGGGTCTGATTAATGTTCAGGATCACATGGAACAAATGAAGCTGTATCGCGATATCCACTTGCGCATTCTCAGTCTGCTGCACAACAGCTTTGGCGCCCCGAACACTGAGCGTGCGGTGACCAAGTGCTTCTTTGACATTCGCGAGGATGTGCGCTACAATGTGGAGGCGGCTCGCGCCCTGATTACATCTCACTTTGTCAACCTTAATCAGTTTGATGGTATGCTGCGCGATTGCATGGACAATGGCAATAACTATGTTGCCTTATCGTTTGGCATTGCGCTGATCGAGCGTTTGATTATGGAGGATCGTGCCATCAACATTGTGTCGGACAATGAATTTATGGCCACAGTTGAGCTGCTTGGACGGCTGACACAACATCGTCATCGCTATCCCGAGTGCATTGTGAATGCTATTGAGACACTCTGGTCTGGCAATCTCAACACCAGCGACTATGGACCATTCAATCCTGGTGAGCGTTATCTCGCTGGCACATCGCATTACATTCACTCCGGCATGCATCATGTTAGG tcATGCGACACAGATGATCCGCCAGGTCTACAGGAGAAGACCGAGTTTCTGCTCAAGGATTGGGTTGCCCTCTACACACAGCAGAATCAGCAGACAACTCGCGATGCGCGCCATTTCGGTGCCTTCGTCCAGAAGATGAACACATATGGCATTTTGAAGACGGATGATCTGATCACACGTTTCTTCCGTCAGGCAACACACATTTGCACAGATGTGGTGTACCGCATGTTCGCGGAACCCAGTCTGCCTATCAACCAGGCCAAGAACAAGATATTCCAATGGATCGATGCTTTCGTGCATTTGATTGCGATGCTCGTGCGTCATTCCGGCGAGGCGGGCAATCCAACGACCAAGATCAATCTGTTGAACAAAGTGCTGGGCATTGTGCTCGGTACACTGCTGAAGGATCATGAGATGCGTGGAGTCGGCTTCCAGCAGGTTGGCTACCATCGCTTCTTCATGATGCTCTTCATGGAACTGTGCAGCGCCGATGTGAACTTGGAGTCGCTGATGCACAGCATCGTGTCGGCCTTTGCCTACACATATCATCTGCTCAATCCGAGCGTTGCGCCAGGCTTCTGCTTTGCCTGGTTGGAGCTCATTTCTCACCGCGTCTTCCTTGGCCGCATTCTGGTACAGATACCCGGCCAGAAGGGTTGGCCTCTGTATGCCCAACTGTTGCAGGATCTCTTCAAATATCTCGCACCATTCTTGCGCAACACCGAACTGGGCAAACCCGTCCAGTTGCTCTACAAGGGCACGCTGCGCGTCCTGCTCGTGTTGCTGCACGATTTCCCAGAGTTCCTCTGCGACTATCACTTTGGCTTCTGCGACACCATACCGCCCAACTGTGTCCAGATGCGCAACATCATTCTCTCGGCCTTTCCACGCAACATGCGTTTGCCCGATCCCTTCACACCCAACCTGAAAGTTGACATGCTTTCGGACAGCAGCAATGCGCCCAAGGTGTGCAGCAGCTACATCATGAATATTCAGCCGCCCAACTTTAAAAAGGATCTGGACTCGTACTTGAAAGCACGCGCTCCTGTCACATTCCTCTCGGAGCTGCGTGGTCATCTGCAGGTGACCAGTGAGCCGGGCACACGCTACAACATGACGCTGATGAATGCCTTGGTCATGTACGTGGGCACACAGGCAATTGCCCTAATCAG GAACAAGAACTTTGTGCCCAACACATCAAACATTGCGCACAGCGCACACATGGACATCTTCCAGAATCTGGCCGTTGATCTGGACACCGAGGGTCGCTATCTATTCCTGAACGCCATTGCCAATCAGTTGCGCTATCCCAACAGTCACACGCACTACTTTAGTTGTGCCgtgttgcatttgtttgccGAGGCCAACTCTGAGGCAATTCAAGAGCAGATCACACGTGTTCTGCTCGAGCGTTTGATTGTAAATCGCCCACATCCATGGGGACTGCTCATTACATTCATTGAGCTAATCAAGAACCCGATTTACAAGTTCTGGGATCATGATTTCGTGCACTGTGCACCCGAGATTACCAA GTTGTTCGAGTCCGTGGCGCGCTCTTGCTTGGCCAAGTCCAATGTAACACAGCAGCTAAATATGGCCGTCGATGGCGAGAACCAGGAGGTCGTCAATATTAACTGA